TTATTTTCTATAACGGTATTAACCTTGAGACCGGTGGAAATGCTTGGTTCACAAAATTAGTCCAGAATGCTAAGAAAACAGAAAACAAAGATTATTTTGCTGTGAGCGATGGCGTTGAAGTCATCTACCTTGAAGGACAAAACGAAAAAGGCAAGGAAGACCCGCATGCTTGGCTGAACCTAGAAAACGGGATGATTTATGCCCAAAATATTGCCAAACAATTGATTGCCAAAGACCCTGATAACAAGGAAACTTACGAGAAAAACTTAGCTGCCTATCTTGAAAAACTCAGCACTCTCGACAAGGAAGCCAAAGAAAAATTCAACAACATTCCTGCTGAAAAGAAAATGATTGTGACTAGTGAAGGTTGTTTCAAATACTTCTCTAAAGCCTACCGAGTCCCATCTGCTTACATTTGGGAAATCAATACAGAAGAAGAAGGAACTCCTGACCAAATCAAGAGTTTAGTAGAAAAACTACGCCAAACCAAGGTT
Above is a window of Streptococcus sp. zg-86 DNA encoding:
- a CDS encoding metal ABC transporter substrate-binding protein, with protein sequence MKKLSILALAVFAIFGLVACSSSSNKTTEHGKLKVVATNSIIADMTKNIAGDKIDLHSIVPVGQDPHEYEPLPEDVKKTSQADLIFYNGINLETGGNAWFTKLVQNAKKTENKDYFAVSDGVEVIYLEGQNEKGKEDPHAWLNLENGMIYAQNIAKQLIAKDPDNKETYEKNLAAYLEKLSTLDKEAKEKFNNIPAEKKMIVTSEGCFKYFSKAYRVPSAYIWEINTEEEGTPDQIKSLVEKLRQTKVASLFVESSVDDRPMKTVSKDTNIPIYEKIFTDSVAEEGEEGDSYYAMMKWNLDKIAEGLAK